The Quercus lobata isolate SW786 chromosome 4, ValleyOak3.0 Primary Assembly, whole genome shotgun sequence genome segment cagagCATCAGGATCATCAAGTGGTAAATAAGTATCTCCTATATACCAGTTGTATTCAAGGATACAACCCCAATCATGAATAAGAATCAAAATGTGTGCTGGTCGAGCTTCCATATAATAACTACTGTCCCAAGCTGGAAGAGTACTCTAGCTAGTgatcttcatataattaagtcctccaatctgtgcGGCTACTTCTTGGATGACTTTGGAAAATAAACTAATCTAAATTCCAGCTTGTCATGCAaactttattgtgaaatttctgaaaaaatattgtgtccatAACTTGAATTAAGAGAGGTAATTAAAATAATGctaaacagaaaataattttatgcagaatgctagaaatagtttatgcagaaaacagtgaacaatttttatgagaaaacagtgaacggttttacttaatgcaaaaaacagattttatgaatgcagtaagcagaaTCAAATATACAATAAACATGATGGGCAgagtgcaaattttattaatgtagaaacagattttatcaatgcagaaaaataaattcgattattgtgaaattcaaacatgaaaaagcattcagatttggcgtttagatttagaaaaaacgatttcactaggtgttttataagaaaacagtgaacaattttttaaatagtgaacaaacaataatttacgcagaaaagagagtgaaaatttttttaaataatgttgaacagaaaataattttatgcaaaatgctagaaataatttatgcagaaaacagtgaacaatttttgtgagaaaacagtgaatagttttacataatgtagaaattaaattcatattttgaaattaaaatctctatattttacaatgcttctatttaaataaataaaaacgtaaaaaagctacttatttttatgtttatgtttatctgttgataatccaaaaaaaaaaaatttttacatGGTACTtgagcttggtgagctcgagtaccttagaaaaaaaaaacattttattataaaatggtaCTTGATCCTGGTATACTCGAGTTTTGTgttgcatggtactcgagtttacaatactcgagtaccacataattttttttaattgcccaATTTCCACCTTAGCAGTGCCACGGTGGCAAAACTTCTAGGAACTCAagtttaagaaactcgagtaccataaaaagtggtatttccctataTAGTTCCGAAATagtgtttttttacaaaaaatttcaaaaattggtggtatttggccattttggccattCCAAGGGAGGTCAAACAGAAAATATAAGCATTCAAAATCTTCATAGAACGTTCTCTTCATTGATGTCAAATAAAGCAAAAATCACTAAATTCACATATGGAATATTTTGGCTTAGTCTCGTCCAAAAGTATCTCCTGAAGAAGGTTTCTTGGCTGTAATTAAAGCAGTGCGTAGCCTTTGGTTAGGATGAAATTATCAAATAGGCTATtggttttcaacaataaatttgaaacgaaataaaaaagagttttcCTAAATCATAGAAAACAATTAGACTCATTCCTAATCATATGGATGTAATCAAATTAGACATCTATATTTTCAATATTTCTGAATAAAAGTGAAAGCTCAGttagtgtgaaaacactaatgCTTGTTTAGACCCTCAGTTTTAAGTTATGGCTTAattacttttactctaacttatccaagtgtggaataagagtaaatgaagcgcaatCACCAGAACTACTCGCTAAGCCATAAGCAAGcaagcaacaataaatataaagtttaaagagtaagggaagagagatgcaaatacaagataacaccaagatgtgttatcgaagaggaaaccgaaaaactcgacgaaaaacctctccacgaCCCTCTAAGtcaaaatcaatccactagtgaataagttggagtacacgaataataAAAGACCATCCAAATCTAGTCTACCTAGTTTCTCACGAGCTAGTCGCGAAATTGCACTGATCTTCATTGcatgcttgattcttcaccaacttaatactaaacctaatacaataaaatcccacaagatacaagaaaataatttattgcaattacaacactttttgtcatggaataaagccaacataaaatatagttgtaaatcagaACTTTACAAAAAGGAACTAATGTGACAATCACATAGTGTTGGCTATATGATCCTCTTCCCCACCCCCCTAAAGGTTTGTGGTGGGTGCTAGAGCAATTACGTACTATGTCATAAAAACTTTACCTTTAAGTTGAGAAGTCTTTCATTGCGTATTTTAGTTCTGAGGAGCTTTTCTCTAATCATATGTAGCTGAGCTACAACATTACTAATGTCCAACCTTTCCCTTGGGAATTCCATTGAACAAGAAACTCCAATTTCAAGTATCAAAATCAAGCACTCAAGAATTTTGGGACTTCCAATTCGATTTTGATTGTGAGTATCATTTGTCCTTGTTTCCATATCttcttttttccaaatgaaGAGTAGGATCCACAATGTCAATTACTCATTTGGACAAAATTCCTTTAACAAAATCATGAAGGTTCAAGGTATCTTTGAACATGCTATTTGTGGGTCTTTCCCTAATGAACATCTCCAACAATAGTATACTAGAACTAAAGATATCACCATTGATTGGGACCTCGTTTCTCATACCATACTTGGCAGTAGCaaataacatttattaattgattgattgatcgagttcctttttttttttaagggaaaaatataatctCATAAGTTGTGAAGGAGCTCTTTAGTGGCATATGATAGGTAAAGTATTATGACGAGCAGGAAAGCTTTTATAGACATTCTCTATCTTCTACAAGATCTACTTATTTGAGTTATATTTCATCCTTAAAAGTATATTaagaaatattgtaaaaaataatatataaattaattatgaaataaagcCTCTCTAGACCCAACTGTTGAAAtagaccaaataaaataaaatataaatatgccCAAGGCTTTAGAGTCCAAATCTTTTGTCTCACTTTTCCTGTTCCATTCTAtgctccaccaataaaaacttgtcacatGTTCACCTAActaattaaatactaccattattgacttattaatactaccaattaatggtagtaattaattaattagatgaacatgtggcaagtttttattAGTGGAGTATAGGGTGAAGCAGAAAAAGTGGGACAGAAAATTTGAACTCAAGGCTTTATACCACAAGAACCCAATGTTTCTAGGATCCAAATGTCATAAATGGGTCTGAGGATACTGGAAATAATAGGTCCAAAGTTATATAACGGCaccccatttctttttttcttttcttttggggggggggggggggggggggtggtgggggcGCTCAAAATTATACCCAAGTGTTGTTTGGGTCTGAAATTccataatttaaaaatgaatggaattgTTGGGCCAAGCTTGGGTTTCAAGCGATAATCTAGTAGTAATGGGATTTCTTTTGGGTTCTAAACTAGACCAAAGTGTTCTTTAAAAATCATGACTAGGAGAAATTATTTTCACTACTGACcattcattggtttttttttttttttcttgaattggaaattgatcaATTTCTTCATTAAGAttaaatattagaaatttaaatatacATCTAGTGTCgcattattcaaattttaaaataatgttataatGTCTGTACtgttaaattcataaaataaaatttaattaattatgaaatgAACTCTCTCTATTTATTTCAAGTGAACTTCAAAAGATATTATctggaaaagcaaaaaaaaaaaaaaaaaaaaaaaagatctcgCTAAGCATAAAAAAGCTCTCACTACAAGATCTATAAGCAACTATTGGGTGCTTCATAATAACCCTAATGGTATGATCTTGCAAGAACGTATCACTTTTTCTTGTACGTAATCCTAAAATTATGGGTGACAAACATATGATTTAGTGCGAATAATTTGCAGTGACAAAGGAACTAATCATTATCAAAATAGAAGCCTTGTTGACTAGCTGCTGGTGCTATCCAATACTCCAAGATGTAACATTGCCTTGTGaaaatgaaagcaaaaaaaaaagaaagaagacaatTTTAATGTGGTTCAGCCATGAAAGCCTACATCCACAGAgtctattattttcttttttgcaatgcAAAAATCTGTTATAGAGCTTTgttaatttatatatacaaCTTTGGGAAATAGAATCACAACACTTATACAATCTATATTCATGATCATATTCATTACCTTCCTCTTGTATTTAATTTTGCTGATGACACAGGTAGAACTTTGTTGATTGGGTTGGTGAATTTTAGTTAACGATTTGGTCTTCCTCAATAGACTGGGTTGGTGGACTTTCCTTAAATGTTTGATCTTCAACATCCTTTGTAGTTCGCACCACAACCCAAAGGATCATCAAATGATTCACAATCAGGAAGAATGAAGTATCCATCTTCTACAGTAGGCTTTTAGTCTTTCCCCCTCTATCTGTTCTTCTCAAATATCACCAAGGATACAAGGCATCAAGCCCTACGTTCACCTTAGAAAATAACTTAACAACTAAATTATTCATAGAACTACAATTTAagatgcccaaaaaaaaaaaaaaggaggattGAGAGAGAAAGTCCCATCTTGTCTAGAACTTTCAGCTATACCGTATACCCATCAGGCCAtcactatatattttgaaagtaAGTGCAACAAGAGAAACAGTACAGtaaaaaggttcaaatttttttttttttaatttgtttttaacaaGTTCAAGTAAGgactaaattataaattgcactctctaaatttagcattttttttcccctagtttcattttattttatttttcaataaagttCTTCAACTTTCATtcgttttcaattttcaatattttcatttcGTCTGCCCTTCATCAAAGtcttttcaacttttaaatcttaaaatataaattaaaaaaagtttaaatatattAGATAATActgtttaaataaaatatccTAAACTTacggtttttaatttttttttcttctcttttcctcatcttcatcaGTGTCTCCGTCACATCATATCACAACTTTGTTAAGCATACTGGAATTCATTTTCTACATGAGACCTAGGCCATAACTAGGTAATCAATAGTACATTACAAATACAGAGATAATTAAACAAGAAAACTATGACAAATACAAGAGAAACTAATATGCGATTGCTAAAAGAAACATAAGGAGATGCTACAAGCCTGATTAATTTGCTCCAACAttatacaaaatcaaaacctcATCAAGTCATTATGGCAACTTCCAATAAGATCATTGGCCCTCTATACCTGCATTCAAGGAAGAAAATTATCTTTCTAAATCATTGAATTAAGGGAAATCATTTCATTGAATAGGAAGAACATGCTTTGGTTTTCAAAATAGATTGATTGTATGCGGTGAATGAAATTTTCCCTTCAAGAGTAAGGAAttgaaaaaagtattttagTTTTAGTCTTGCTACTAAGAGAATTCATAATAATGCAAGAAGGTTAAGTTGTTGAATCCCAAACTAATTAAATGTTCTATGGAAATGGTTATCCAGGTACCTGTGAGATAGTTTAGATTATAAACAACAAAATCGTTCCCAGTAATTTAGTTTTACCAAATACTTGGAGTAATTTAAGCCTATGTCTATGTCAAAGTCATCAAAGGCAGACTATAAAAAGTATAGTGTAAACACGTGCCAATAATCTCATCCACATCAGTAGGTATCACCAAATCAAAAATAGCTTAAActtcaatttgatttttgtgtttttcaacAAACATTTTTAGGGGGGCGGGGGGACAAAAAACGAGCTTACTCTGAATCATAGAAAACAAATTGGATGAATAGTACCATCTTGTAATCAAATTTCTCATGGCTTCAATATTATCAATTTCACTAGAATAGAAGAAAGTATGCGACAAGCACATGGCATTGTGTAGGATATTCCCTTGCCCTCCATAAAGGTTGGAGTGGGTGTTAGAGCAACAAGTACTGTGTCATTAACAATTTACCTATAAGTTGAAGTCTTTCTCGGCATATTCTTGTTCTGAGGAGCTTTTCTCTAATCAAGTGCAATTGAGCTACAACATCACTAATGTTCATCCTTTCTCTTGGAGATTCCATAGAACAAGAAACTCCAATtccaaatatcaaaatcaagcacTCTAGAATTTTGGGACTTCCTATCCGATTTTGAATGTGAGTATCATTTCTCCTTGTTTCCATATCTTCACTTTCCCAAAGAATAATAGGATCCACAATGTTACTCACTTGTTCAAGCAAATCTCCTGTAACGAAATCATGAAGGTTCAAGTTGTCTTTGAAAATGTTATTAGTGGGCCTTCTTCTTGTGAACATCTCCAATAATAGTATGCCATAACTGTAGACATCACCATAAACTGATACCTCATTTCTCATACCATATTCTACAATTATACATAACATTTACAATATGATTGATCtagtttcatattaaaaataatatagtaataaaagtttgaaaaagcTCTTTAGTGgcttataaaaggaaaaaataatgacaagtgGAAATTTCTTTGAGGACATGCTCCATCTTCTAAAAGGCTTCATTGAGTTAATTTCATGCTTGGAAGTACATTAAGAAAtattatgaaaagaaaagaatttaatgttaaaaaatggaaaagatatTCACCAGGAGGAGCATAACCAATTGTTCCTCTTAATCCGATAGAGCTTGATTGATTAGTGAAAAACTCTTGGGTAGCCTCCCAAAGGAACCTTGCCAAGCCAAAGTCACCAACATGTCCCATCATTTTGTCATCGAGAAGAACATTGCTAGGCTTGAGGTCACAATGAACAATTGGTGAATggcaatgatgatgaagatattCCAATGCATGTGCAACATCAATAGCAATATTCAATTGTTGAAGAAgattcaaattcattttttccttAGGAACCTCATTTCTTCTTGAAATTGGATGCAACCACCCATCTAGGTTGCTGTTAGTCATGAACTCGTATACCAATGCTTTGAAATCATGATCTTGATAGTCAACACCTGAACATGCTGTGAGTACCTTTACTAGATTCCGATGTTTGATATTTTGCAAAGCCTCACATTCAGCAATAAAACTTTTGGAAGCTCCATGGTGCAAAAGGTTGAGTACCTTGATAGCAACTTTACGACTATCTTGATCAAGAATTCCTCTATACACAGATCCAAAGCTACCACACCAATTAAATTAGTGGTGGAGAATGCATCTATAGCTTTTAGGAGACTATGGTAACATACATTCAAAAGTAAATTTCCTGAATTACTTAaaatactttttcttctttttcttttcaaagtgcGGAGAAGTAAAAATAACATTACCAAAGTTACTCTAAGAAGGCCAGATAATATAGAGATTATTAGCTTCAAGGAAGGAGTCAACTTCCACTTCTTGGATTTATTGTATTTACATATAGGAAGATGAAAATTAGGCATGCCTCCACAAAGCTTACCGTTCCCCTTAATCACAGTTGCACTTGTGTTCTTGAAAGCTTCATTTGTTGGTACCTCACCATCAAAATTGTTATAAGACAAATTCAATAAATGCAAGAAGATAAAGctctccaaaatttttggaatatttccagagaaatttttttttagaaagatctAAAACTTCAAGACCCCTTAATGATTCCAAAGATGAAGGAATGGCCCTTTGAAAGAAGTTGCTTCTCATTGCAAGAATTTCAAGTTTTACACAACTACCAATACTCGTAGGAATTGCACCAAACAACATGTTTTCAGTAATTTTCAACTCTTGAAGATTTATGAAATTTCCTATTTCTAGAGGAATGACACCAGTAAATTTGTTGGCCGGCAAGTCTAGAAAAATTAGTGAGAATAAGAGACTAAAGACTTGATATGATATGGTACCACTGAGACTATTATTAGCAAGAttcaaaacaatcatattttGACACTTTCCAAGACTCAAAGGGATGCTTCCTTGAAGATTATTAGCCTCTAAATACAAGCTTATCAAAAGAGTTAAATTTCCAAGAGAGGAAGGAATGTTCCCAAAGAAATTGTTTTTAGATAAAGCCAAATTTTGTAACTTTCGAAGTTTTCCGATTTCAAAAGGAATATtacctaataatttatttttccacgTATCTAGATTctccaaattgatcaaatttccTATACCATTAGGAATGTTTccagatattttattattttctagacTCAAAAGTGTGAGAGTAGTTGAGAAATTGGCAATGCACTTGGGCAACTCTCCCCCAAAGTTATTGTGGCTTATCTGTAAATGGGTTCGATATGTAGAATTTGTCAATGAACAAAGAAAACTCAAGTCGTTTGCCCCTCCATTTCCAAGCTTGTTATTAGCCAAGACAAACACTGAAACTCTATATAACTTCTCCAAAGAAGGAACTCTTCCACttagtttatttttggaaagttcAAGAGTCTTTAGATTTGAGGCATTATATATTGAAATAGGGATAGGCCCAGTGAATTGGTTGATGTAAATGTGAAATGTTTCGATATTAGGTAGAGTGATACCTATGTCCGATGGAAGATGCCCTTGGATTTGGTTGTCTCctacatcaatattttgtaacaAAGACAAATTGAAGATTGAGGGAGGAATTCTTCCAGAAAACCTATTTGaacaaacaggaaaaaaaaaatcaataaataaataaatacaagtTTCGTCAATTGGCCAAAAGAAGTAGGGATATTCCCACCCAAGTTATTTTCACTTGCACCAAAAAATTCTAGAGAGGATAAGTTGCCAAAAGAAGGTGGGATACTTCctgtcaaattattttttgcaaaaaaaacgAATTGGAGTTTTGACAAAGTGCCaagagttgcagggatttcccCATCCAAAAGGTTGTGACCGAAACTAATTATGTTGAGGTTGGTGCAATGAGATAATTTCTTGGAATTTTTCCGCTAAGTGTATTATTGTACAAATGTAGGTTTTGCAATCTATGTAAACGGTCAATTTTTGAAGGAATTTCATCACAGAAACTGTTGTTTGAGAGTCTTAGCATCctcaaaaaacttaaattaccAACATGTGGTGATATGAAGCCTACCAGTTTCAAAGATGACAGGTCCAACACAACGACCCTATGATGTCGACGACCACAGGTAACCCCTCGCAATTGACAAAAGTGGATGCTATCATTCCAAGAGCTCATAACTAGGAGAGGATCATCAATGATCTTGGCTTTGAAAGCAAGCAATGCTAACCAGTGTGTCTCATTATTCCCACCAACCACAAAGGTAACTAACAAGCCACACCAAAAGACAAGAAGGATAAAAGCATGCATGTAAAAAGACGAGGATGGCAGAGCTTAACTCCATAGGGAAAGCCCCATATGCAATATGGTTGAAGAGGCAGTTGGTACAAGTGTGTATTGTGAGGGAAGGCTAGTTTGGCTGTGTATAGAATCTCAAgaagtgacaaatttataacgagagagagagagagagaaaatttgggGGGAGAATTAAAAGTGACGTCCGGTCCCGTCCAAGATTGTAAGAAACTTTTGGGGATTATGGTCAGTCTGATTGTCTTTAATTAATAAGACCGTGCGATAGACACTAGACAGTGACCCTGTCAACTTTATAAATAATATGACTATGTGATGATAATTACGAGCATTAGTATTGGAAATTTGGTGCGAGAAAAGTAAGGTTCGGTCCCAGTACAAGACTGCCAGAAACTTTTGGAGATTATGGTCCGtcaactttatatataaaatggatttttttttttttttttgcaatgcaTGACCTTTGTGATCAAATGCAACCAATATCTCCATCTCCCTCTCCATTTCCCTCTTCCTGAATACTCACATGCCTCACtacaaaacataaaagaaattggGTTAGGTAGTAGTtgttaaattatcaattatctCAAAAACTTAAATAGCTCTAACACTCCAGCTTATGTGTGGACCTAAACTTGCACTTAATAAGTAgagggagaaaatgggcaaatgcccctttcaaaaaaaaaaaatccagcattttgccccctttcccaaactaattagggaaatgcccctcttttgaaactagattttttcaaaatcgagttataaaaaaaaaaaaaaaaaattctaaagccctatagtagcgttttaaggagcttatagtgacgttttaaggtcCTATATCGGCATTTTTTAACTCAATCTtcatgaagtcgagttacatgcaatttttttcttttttttttttacctataactcgatttcatagagatcaagttacaaaacaccactataggtccttaaaacgtcactataggttccttaaaaacgccactatagggcttaaatcgattttgagaaaatcgagtttcaaaagagaggcatttccctaattagtttgggaaaaagggcaaaatgctagattgtttttttgaaaggggcaaaggccaattttttccATAAGTAGAGTCCaatatgtgaaaattttaacattttaaattataggTAGAGTAAAGTCAAGGATCAAACTTAGGACTTTCTACTCTAATAATAGGTAAAGTAGCTGCCATCTATAGCAGGAAAAGAAATagttattcaaaaaattagtaggATCAGGTAATTAGTCTCAAATCTCTAATTGGGAGGagagatttcaaaatataattactTAAAGACTCAAATTGGGTGACTGAAATTGGCCCTTAAATACGGGTTCGAGTTCGATGCGGTTAtagtatatttaaaaataataataataataaataaattttattgaaaataggTTGTTTCATTGTTCCATTATCCACAATGCCACATACACAAGAAAAATAACAGAACTAATTGAAATGATTAAATAGAAGGcatttttgaaactttagagaataaatattcatttgaaacatcaacatcaatgacCAAAAATACTTAGAGCATTCGCAACCGTTGTGAATCTATTTCTGCTGGTTGCTATTGAATGATTGGTTGAAGTTGGAACTTAtgtgcgatttttttttttttttttttttttttttgggatgaaccCATGTGTGAATCTCAccaagcaatttttttttttttttttttgagatattgCAGAGTCTAGAGTTGATAATTCAGGACCGCAAGTCAAGTTTGCCAAgatttttccttctcaaaaaaagtttgccaaaattttccaaaatcatCTTTTGATTTTGTCTTGTTATTTTGTTGGCTGGGTAAGTTTTTGCAAAGATTTTCCGAAAACCTAACAACCATTATGTTTGTAATTTAGTGAATGTGCTTTTGCTTTTTGATCTAGTAATTAATCTCGAATCTCCACTTGGAAGGGGAGATTTCAAATTATGGTTACTTAAAAGACTCTGTAGAGTCTAAAGTTGATAGTGCAAGACCGCAAGTCAAGTTTGCCAAGATTTTCCAAAGGTAACTTTTGATTCTGCCTTTTTATATCATCGGTTAGGTAAGTTTTGCAAAGATTTTCCAAAAACCTAACAACCATTGTATTAGTATTTTAGTAAATGTGCTTTTGCCTTTTGATTGTGCCTtttcatcaaactttgcaattttatgtgaaataatttggaaaaaaatgccCATACTCCTAAACTTTGCACTAGTGGGGAAGACACTCCCTAAACTTTTTTATTGACCAATTTACTCCCTAAAGTACTATATACACTTGCCAAATCAATACTCCAATTAGTTTCACGTTAAAATACTAACGGAATATGAGCATATGTGAAGCACATGACCCTTAAAAACTAACTAAATCActatttacacaataaaaagaagaaagatgagaAACTGACCagcagagaagagagagaaaggcaaTAAATATTGAGCGGGCTAGCCGATTGTACAATGGTTGTGTTCaagggaaattatttttgctactcGCTTATTGAATGATTGATTgaagttgaaagttgaaacccgagagtgaatcttttttttctttttctttttctttttctatttttgggatGAACCCATGTttgaaaaatctttttatttttattgaacccTATCTAATCGAGCATTCCCATCCATCCAGGGAgctaaaaatgcaaaatagctCTCATTGTTtacaaaaatgcacaaaacACATTCCACATTTGGGAATGGAAAAATTTTACATCCTGCTACAATTTGATCTACAACAAGATGTGTGGGTTAAGATTGGGTTGagattatggttttttttttttttttttttggatactcATGTTAGCATAGGAAAACTAGCATCCTGCACAAAGATATAcagattaaaaaagaagataaacaaCTAAGTCGTACAGTTGATTGAGTTCATACGACAtgtctgtaaggttgaattttatcaaccatcttgttggctttatttcgtgccaaatttgcttgtattttagcaattaataaccctgtatttaggtgggaattatgtaagggtagtgagtgagagagtgtaaagaaatgctcaaaattgtgcaaggatgcagagactcgcagctggactcgcgggtgactcgcaaCTGGTAAACCGCCAAAGTTGGCACACGTGTGGAGCATGCaaggaagctgaagagtcatgccacctgttgcactacaggacaaaagtcccaggctggccaagacgttagctcgcggcttaaactcgcgactcagcccagtcgcgaggtcaagtcgccagaccaccTTGTTTGGGAAAAATTGACCTTttacattccttctcaccctactatatatatacccttatacccacgatattctga includes the following:
- the LOC115984670 gene encoding probable LRR receptor-like serine/threonine-protein kinase At3g47570, which encodes MEREMEILVAFDHKVTFVVGGNNETHWLALLAFKAKIIDDPLLVMSSWNDSIHFCQLRGVTCGRRHHRVVVLDLSSLKLVGFISPHVGDNQIQGHLPSDIGITLPNIETFHIYINQFTGPIPISIYNASNLKTLELSKNKLSGRVPSLEKLYRVSVFVLANNKLGNGGANDLSFLCSLTNSTYRTHLQISHNNFGGELPKCIANFSTTLTLLSLENNKISGNIPNGIGNLINLENLDTWKNKLLGNIPFEIGKLRKLQNLALSKNNFFGNIPSSLGNLTLLISLYLEANNLQGSIPLSLGKCQNMIVLNLANNSLSGTISYQVFSLLFSLIFLDLPANKFTGVIPLEIGNFINLQELKITENMLFGAIPTSIGSCVKLEILAMRSNFFQRAIPSSLESLRGLEVPTNEAFKNTSATVIKGNGKLCGGMPNFHLPICKYNKSKKWKLTPSLKLIISILSGLLRVTLVIFGSVYRGILDQDSRKVAIKVLNLLHHGASKSFIAECEALQNIKHRNLVKVLTACSGVDYQDHDFKALVYEFMTNSNLDGWLHPISRRNEVPKEKMNLNLLQQLNIAIDVAHALEYLHHHCHSPIVHCDLKPSNVLLDDKMMGHVGDFGLARFLWEATQEFFTNQSSSIGLRGTIGYAPPEYGMRNEVSVYGDVYSYGILLLEMFTRRRPTNNIFKDNLNLHDFVTGDLLEQVSNIVDPIILWESEDMETRRNDTHIQNRIGSPKILECLILIFGIGVSCSMESPRERMNISDVVAQLHLIREKLLRTRICRERLQLIGKLLMTQYLLL